A window from Hemibagrus wyckioides isolate EC202008001 linkage group LG17, SWU_Hwy_1.0, whole genome shotgun sequence encodes these proteins:
- the agla gene encoding glycogen debranching enzyme isoform X1 — protein sequence MSRAKHIRVLVLNDMEKLDRTLFRLEQGFELQFQLGPTLQGKQVHVHTNYPAEGEQFDHHSFRTLDWVNPTGREDDSDKFCSLEMHTAGSYQYYFGHGDEEKVGGGYVVVDPILRVGADNHILPLDCISIQTYLAKCLGPLDEWLDRLSVAKESGYNMIHFTPLQTLGESRSCYSLADQLELNPDFSPPGKSYGWSDVGNLVEKMKNEWNMLCISDVVYNHTAANSVWIKEHPECGYNLVNSPHLRPAWVLDRGLWHVTCDIADGKYTERGVPPLISNEQHLNAIRGIFCQDVFPKIKLWEFFQVKVEPIVEQFRTLLQTGAKPDRSKIDSKKQFRILQDPQYRRFSSSVDFNLALELFVPNGNSPGAIEDCCKWFRKRLEELNGEQYREISYHQEQAANCSIGTVFYERLAEHGPKLGPVTRKHPLVTRYFTFPFKAESLEQELLLMDQPDKACHFLAHNGWVMGDDPLRNFAEPGSNVYIRRELICWGDSVKLRYGNKPEDCPYLWAHMQKYTEITATYFTGVRLDNCHSTPLHVAEAMLFAARAVRPDLYVIAELFTGSELLDNVFVNRLGITSLIREAMSAGDSHEEGRLVYRYGGEPVGAFMQPTLRPLVPCIAHAMFLDITHDNECPIQIRSAYDSLPSSAIVSMACCATGSTRGYDEFVPHQISVVTEERFYQKWNPQAKQPRPGQVNLQTGIIAGKLALNRLHQELAANGFNQVFVDQVDEDIVAVTRHSPSSHQSVVAVSRTAFRNPKHHQYALEVPPMFIPGKIEEVVLEARTVETQAGSYQKDEKSINGFPEFTVEIKEHIQLKDSRVVKQAGVTSRGRSEFVQEIVFERLTPGSVIAFRVSLDPKAQELVGFLRSHLVQFNPEYKAGSVLDQNAPPILKISLSQIMEKLTLADLNVLLFRCDEEEKEDGGGCYNIPGWTTLKYAGLQGLISVMADIRPKNDLGHPFCDNLRQGDWMIDYVSNRLVARKGTLGEVGQWFAAMFGYLKHIPRYLIPCYFDAILVGAYTKALDVAFRQMSPFVQDGSSFVRLLALGSLQMCGVGRVPALPALSPALHDVPRRTNEITKQEEQYCVSMAAGLPHFSAGIFRCWGRDTFIALRGLMLLTGRHLEARNIILSFAGTLRHGLIPNLLGEGIAARYNCRDAVWWWLQCIQDYCTIVPDGVAILQCPVSRMYPTDDALPQAPGTVDQPLCDVIHEALQRHMQGIEFRERNAGPQIDRNMRDEGFNIVAKVNPDTGFVYGGNRFNCGTWMDKMGESERARNKGIPATPRDGSAVEIVGLCKSAVRWLVELHKWGLFPHSTMTIQRDGKQLTVSYEEWNRKIQDNFEKMFYVSHDPDDPNEKHPELVHKRGIYKDSCGASSPWCDYQLRPNFTIAMVVAPELFTVERAWEALSTAEEKLLGPLGMKTLDPDDMVYCGVYDNSLDNDNYNLAKGFNYHQGPEWLWPVGYFLRAKLYFAKKLGKETYDKTVYLVKNVLSRHFVHLERSPWRGLPELTNENGQYCAFSCETQAWSIATVLEVLHDF from the exons GTTATAACATGATCCACTTCACGCCGCTGCAGACGCTGGGTGAGTCGCGCTCCTGCTACTCTCTGGCTGATCAGCTGGAGCTGAACCCCGACTTCTCTCCTCCGGGCAAGAGCTACGGCTGGAGTGATGTAGGCAACCTAGTGGAGAAGATGAAGAACGAGTGGAACATGCTTTGCATTTCTGATGTTGTTTACAACCATACAG CTGCGAACAGTGTGTGGATCAAGGAACACCCCGAATGTGGCTATAACCTGGTGAACTCACCCCACCTGAGGCCTGCCTGGGTGCTGGACAGAGGGCTGTGGCACGTCACCTGCGATATTGCTGACGGGAAATACACCGAGCGTGGAGTCCCGCCCCTCATAAGTAACGAACAACACctcaat GCCATTCGTGGGATCTTCTGTCAGGATGTGTTTCCTAAGATTAAGCTGTGGGAGTTCTTCCAGGTCAAAGTTGAGCCAATCGTAGAACAGTTCAGGACTTTACTCCAAACCG GAGCCAAACCTGACAGGAGCAAAATTGACAGCAAGAAGCAGTTCAGGATCCTCCAGGACCCTCAGTACAGACGCTTCAGCAGCTCAGTGGACTTCAATTTAGCCTTGGAGCTCTTTGTGCCCAATGG gaacaGTCCAGGAGCTATAGAGGATTGCTGTAAGTGGTTCAGGAAGAGGCTGGAGGAGCTGAATGGAGAACAGTATCGAGAAATCAGCTATCATCAGGAGCAG GCTGCTAACTGTTCTATCGGTACAGTGTTTTACGAGCGCCTGGCAGAGCATGGCCCCAAACTCGGCCCCGTCACCAGAAAACATCCCCTGGTTACGAG GTATTTCACGTTCCCATTTAAGGCGGAGTCTCTGGAGCAGGAGCTTCTGCTCATGGACCAGCCGGACAAAGCGTGTCACTTCCTGGCTCACAATGGCTGGGTGATGGGCGACGATCCACTGAGGAACTTTGCAGAGCCAG GCTCTAACGTCTACATCAGGAGAGAGCTGATCTGTTGGGGAGACAGCGTGAAGCTTCGGTACGGCAATAAGCCTGAGGACTGTCCCTATCTGTGGGCACACATGCAGAAATACACAGAGATCACGGCTACGTATTTCACCGGAGTCCGTCTCGATAACTGCCACTCTACACCACTGCATGTagctgag GCCATGCTGTTTGCGGCCCGGGCGGTCAGACCCGATCTGTATGTCATAGCTGAGCTCTTTACAGGCAGCGAGCTGCTTGACAATGTGTTTGTAAACCGGCTGGGAATAACCAGTCTGATCCGAG aggcgATGAGTGCCGGAGACAGTCATGAGGAGGGTAGGTTGGTGTACCGTTATGGTGGAGAGCCTGTAGGAGCCTTCATGCAGCCCACGCTTCGTCCTCTGGTGCCCTGCATCGCCCATGCCATGTTCCTGGACATCACACACGACAACGAATGTCCCATCCAG aTCCGCTCTGCATACGACTCGTTGCCTAGCTCTGCTATCGTCTCTATGGCCTGCTGTGCCACAGGTAGCACTCGAGGGTATGACGAGTTCGTACCTCATCAG ATCTCAGTGGTAACCGAGGAGCGCTTTTATCAGAAGTGGAACCCACAAGCCAAGCAGCCCAGGCCCGGGCAAGTCAATCTGCAGACGGGCATCATAGCCGGCAAACTGGCTCTGAACCGCCTGCACCAGGAGCTTGCAGCTAACGGCTTCAACCAG GTGTTCGTGGATCAGGTGGATGAAGACATTGTTGCCGTGACTCGTCACTCTCCGAGTTCACACCAGTCGGTCGTGGCTGTGTCTCGCACCGCATTCCGCAACCCCAAACACCACCAGTACGCTCTCGAGGTTCCACCCATGTTCATCCCAG GTAAGATAGAGGAGGTGGTGTTAGAGGCCCGAACAGTAGAGACTCAAGCCGGCTCCTACCAAAAAGATGAGAAGAGCATTAACGGCTTTCCCGAGTTCACGGTGGAGATTAAAGAGCACATCCAG ctgaaGGACAGCCGTGTGGTGAAGCAGGCTGGTGTGACATCACGAGGCCGCAGCGAGTTTGTGCAGGAGATCGTCTTTGAGCGCCTCACGCCCGGCAGCGTCATCGCTTTCAG AGTAAGTTTAGATCCGAAGGCACAGGAGCTTGTGGGGTTTTTGAGGAGTCACCTTGTTCAGTTTAACCCTGAGTACAAAGCAGGAAGTGTGCTGGACCAGAACGCTCCACCCATCCTGAAGATCTCACTGAGCca GATCATGGAGAAGCTGACTCTGGCTGATCTGAATGTGCTGTTGTTCCGCtgtgatgaagaggagaaggaggacgGAGGTGGCTGTTATAACATCCCTGGATGGACAACCCTCAAGTACGCTGGCCTGCAAG GCCTGATTTCAGTCATGGCTGACATACGACCTAAGAACGACCTGGGACATCCTTTCTGTGATAACCTGAGGCAGGGAGACTGGATGATCGACTATGTCAGTAACCGACTGGTGGCTCGCAAAGGAACCCTTGGAGAG GTGGGTCAGTGGTTCGCAGCCATGTTTGGCTACCTGAAACACATCCCTCGCTACCTCATCCCCTGCTACTTCGACGCCATCCTGGTCGGAGCGTACACCAAAGCCCTAGACGTTGCCTTCAGACAGATGTCACC TTTTGTGCAGGATGGTTCATCCTTTGTACGTTTGCTGGCCCTGGGTTCACTCCAAATGTGTGGTGTGGGTCGTGTTCCTGCTCTTCCAGCACTCTCACCTGCGCTGCATGATGTCCCACGACGCACAAACGAGATCACCAAGCAGGAAGAACAGTATTGCGTCTCCATGGCAGCAG GCTTGCCTCATTTCTCTGCTGGAATTTTCCGCTGCTGGGGCAGAGACACGTTTATCGCCCTGCGAGGTCTCATGCTGCTCACTGGTCGTCACCTGGAGGCCAG gaaCATCATCCTGTCCTTCGCTGGCACTCTGAGGCACGGTCTGATCCCCAACCTGCTTGGTGAGGGCATAGCGGCACGATATAACTGCCGTGATGCTGTGTGGTGGTGGCTGCAGTGTATTCAGGATTACTGCACCATCGTGCCTGACGGAGTGGCCATCCTCCAGTGCCCTGTCTCCAGGATGTACCCTACAGATGATGCATTGCCTCAGGCACCAGGCACTGTG GATCAGCCTCTGTGTGACGTGATTCATGAAGCTCTCCAGCGCCACATGCAGGGCATTGAGTTCAGAGAACGAAACGCCGGCCCACAGATTGATCGCAACATGAGAGATGAAG GATTCAACATTGTGGCCAAGGTGAATCCAGACACGGGCTTCGTGTACGGAGGAAATCGCTTCAACTGCGGCACATGGATGGATAAGATGGGCGAAAGTGAACGAGCTCGCAATAAAGGGATTCCTGCTACACCCAG GGATGGCTCGGCTGTGGAGATCGTGGGTCTGTGTAAATCAGCCGTGCGCTGGCTGGTGGAGCTCCATAAATGGGGTCTGTTCCCTCACAGCACCATGACCATCCAAAGAGACG GTAAACAACTCACAGTGTCCTACGAAGAGTGGAACAGAAAGATCCAGGACAACTTTGAGAAAATGTTCTACGTGTCTCACGACCCAGACGACCCCAATGAGAAGCATCCTGAGCTGGTCCATAAGAGGGGGATTTATAAGGACAGCTGTGGAGCCTCGAGCCCATGGTGCGATTACCAGCTCAGACCCAACTTCACCATCGCCATGGTGGTG GCACCCGAGTTGTTTACAGTGGAGAGGGCCTGGGAAGCTCTGAGTACCGCTGAAGAAAAGCTGCTTGGACCACTGGGAATGAAGACACTAGATCCAGA TGACATGGTTTACTGTGGCGTTTATGACAACTCACTCGACAACGATAACTACAACTTAGCCAAAGGCTTCAACTACCATCAAGGACCT GAATGGCTTTGGCCGGTTGGATATTTCCTACGTGCCAAGTTATATTTTGCTAAGAAGCTTGGAAAGGAAACCTACGACAAGACGGTGTATCTGGTGAAGAATGTTCTCTCTCGCCATTTTGTTCATTTGGAAAG gTCCCCGTGGAGGGGTCTGCCAGAGCTGACGAATGAAAACGGTCAGTACTGTGCCTTCAGCTGCGAGACTCAGGCCTGGTCCATCGCCACTGTTCTGGAGGTCCTTCACGACTTTTAA
- the agla gene encoding glycogen debranching enzyme isoform X2 gives MSRAKHIRVLVLNDMEKLDRTLFRLEQGFELQFQLGPTLQGKQVHVHTNYPAEGEQFDHHSFRTLDWVNPTGREDDSDKFCSLEMHTAGSYQYYFGHGDEEKVGGGYVVVDPILRVGADNHILPLDCISIQTYLAKCLGPLDEWLDRLSVAKESGYNMIHFTPLQTLGESRSCYSLADQLELNPDFSPPGKSYGWSDVGNLVEKMKNEWNMLCISDVVYNHTAANSVWIKEHPECGYNLVNSPHLRPAWVLDRGLWHVTCDIADGKYTERGVPPLISNEQHLNAIRGIFCQDVFPKIKLWEFFQVKVEPIVEQFRTLLQTGAKPDRSKIDSKKQFRILQDPQYRRFSSSVDFNLALELFVPNGNSPGAIEDCCKWFRKRLEELNGEQYREISYHQEQAANCSIGTVFYERLAEHGPKLGPVTRKHPLVTRYFTFPFKAESLEQELLLMDQPDKACHFLAHNGWVMGDDPLRNFAEPGSNVYIRRELICWGDSVKLRYGNKPEDCPYLWAHMQKYTEITATYFTGVRLDNCHSTPLHVAEFMLAAARSIRPDLYVVAELFTGSEELDNVFVTRLGISSLIREAMSAGDSHEEGRLVYRYGGEPVGAFMQPTLRPLVPCIAHAMFLDITHDNECPIQIRSAYDSLPSSAIVSMACCATGSTRGYDEFVPHQISVVTEERFYQKWNPQAKQPRPGQVNLQTGIIAGKLALNRLHQELAANGFNQVFVDQVDEDIVAVTRHSPSSHQSVVAVSRTAFRNPKHHQYALEVPPMFIPGKIEEVVLEARTVETQAGSYQKDEKSINGFPEFTVEIKEHIQLKDSRVVKQAGVTSRGRSEFVQEIVFERLTPGSVIAFRVSLDPKAQELVGFLRSHLVQFNPEYKAGSVLDQNAPPILKISLSQIMEKLTLADLNVLLFRCDEEEKEDGGGCYNIPGWTTLKYAGLQGLISVMADIRPKNDLGHPFCDNLRQGDWMIDYVSNRLVARKGTLGEVGQWFAAMFGYLKHIPRYLIPCYFDAILVGAYTKALDVAFRQMSPFVQDGSSFVRLLALGSLQMCGVGRVPALPALSPALHDVPRRTNEITKQEEQYCVSMAAGLPHFSAGIFRCWGRDTFIALRGLMLLTGRHLEARNIILSFAGTLRHGLIPNLLGEGIAARYNCRDAVWWWLQCIQDYCTIVPDGVAILQCPVSRMYPTDDALPQAPGTVDQPLCDVIHEALQRHMQGIEFRERNAGPQIDRNMRDEGFNIVAKVNPDTGFVYGGNRFNCGTWMDKMGESERARNKGIPATPRDGSAVEIVGLCKSAVRWLVELHKWGLFPHSTMTIQRDGKQLTVSYEEWNRKIQDNFEKMFYVSHDPDDPNEKHPELVHKRGIYKDSCGASSPWCDYQLRPNFTIAMVVAPELFTVERAWEALSTAEEKLLGPLGMKTLDPDDMVYCGVYDNSLDNDNYNLAKGFNYHQGPEWLWPVGYFLRAKLYFAKKLGKETYDKTVYLVKNVLSRHFVHLERSPWRGLPELTNENGQYCAFSCETQAWSIATVLEVLHDF, from the exons GTTATAACATGATCCACTTCACGCCGCTGCAGACGCTGGGTGAGTCGCGCTCCTGCTACTCTCTGGCTGATCAGCTGGAGCTGAACCCCGACTTCTCTCCTCCGGGCAAGAGCTACGGCTGGAGTGATGTAGGCAACCTAGTGGAGAAGATGAAGAACGAGTGGAACATGCTTTGCATTTCTGATGTTGTTTACAACCATACAG CTGCGAACAGTGTGTGGATCAAGGAACACCCCGAATGTGGCTATAACCTGGTGAACTCACCCCACCTGAGGCCTGCCTGGGTGCTGGACAGAGGGCTGTGGCACGTCACCTGCGATATTGCTGACGGGAAATACACCGAGCGTGGAGTCCCGCCCCTCATAAGTAACGAACAACACctcaat GCCATTCGTGGGATCTTCTGTCAGGATGTGTTTCCTAAGATTAAGCTGTGGGAGTTCTTCCAGGTCAAAGTTGAGCCAATCGTAGAACAGTTCAGGACTTTACTCCAAACCG GAGCCAAACCTGACAGGAGCAAAATTGACAGCAAGAAGCAGTTCAGGATCCTCCAGGACCCTCAGTACAGACGCTTCAGCAGCTCAGTGGACTTCAATTTAGCCTTGGAGCTCTTTGTGCCCAATGG gaacaGTCCAGGAGCTATAGAGGATTGCTGTAAGTGGTTCAGGAAGAGGCTGGAGGAGCTGAATGGAGAACAGTATCGAGAAATCAGCTATCATCAGGAGCAG GCTGCTAACTGTTCTATCGGTACAGTGTTTTACGAGCGCCTGGCAGAGCATGGCCCCAAACTCGGCCCCGTCACCAGAAAACATCCCCTGGTTACGAG GTATTTCACGTTCCCATTTAAGGCGGAGTCTCTGGAGCAGGAGCTTCTGCTCATGGACCAGCCGGACAAAGCGTGTCACTTCCTGGCTCACAATGGCTGGGTGATGGGCGACGATCCACTGAGGAACTTTGCAGAGCCAG GCTCTAACGTCTACATCAGGAGAGAGCTGATCTGTTGGGGAGACAGCGTGAAGCTTCGGTACGGCAATAAGCCTGAGGACTGTCCCTATCTGTGGGCACACATGCAGAAATACACAGAGATCACGGCTACGTATTTCACCGGAGTCCGTCTCGATAACTGCCACTCTACACCACTGCATGTagctgag TTCATGTTGGCTGCAGCACGCTCCATCAGACCCGACCTGTACGTGGTGGCTGAGCTCTTCACAGGCAGCGAGGAGCTCGACAATGTGTTTGTCACTAGACTAGGAATCTCCTCCCTTATCAGAG aggcgATGAGTGCCGGAGACAGTCATGAGGAGGGTAGGTTGGTGTACCGTTATGGTGGAGAGCCTGTAGGAGCCTTCATGCAGCCCACGCTTCGTCCTCTGGTGCCCTGCATCGCCCATGCCATGTTCCTGGACATCACACACGACAACGAATGTCCCATCCAG aTCCGCTCTGCATACGACTCGTTGCCTAGCTCTGCTATCGTCTCTATGGCCTGCTGTGCCACAGGTAGCACTCGAGGGTATGACGAGTTCGTACCTCATCAG ATCTCAGTGGTAACCGAGGAGCGCTTTTATCAGAAGTGGAACCCACAAGCCAAGCAGCCCAGGCCCGGGCAAGTCAATCTGCAGACGGGCATCATAGCCGGCAAACTGGCTCTGAACCGCCTGCACCAGGAGCTTGCAGCTAACGGCTTCAACCAG GTGTTCGTGGATCAGGTGGATGAAGACATTGTTGCCGTGACTCGTCACTCTCCGAGTTCACACCAGTCGGTCGTGGCTGTGTCTCGCACCGCATTCCGCAACCCCAAACACCACCAGTACGCTCTCGAGGTTCCACCCATGTTCATCCCAG GTAAGATAGAGGAGGTGGTGTTAGAGGCCCGAACAGTAGAGACTCAAGCCGGCTCCTACCAAAAAGATGAGAAGAGCATTAACGGCTTTCCCGAGTTCACGGTGGAGATTAAAGAGCACATCCAG ctgaaGGACAGCCGTGTGGTGAAGCAGGCTGGTGTGACATCACGAGGCCGCAGCGAGTTTGTGCAGGAGATCGTCTTTGAGCGCCTCACGCCCGGCAGCGTCATCGCTTTCAG AGTAAGTTTAGATCCGAAGGCACAGGAGCTTGTGGGGTTTTTGAGGAGTCACCTTGTTCAGTTTAACCCTGAGTACAAAGCAGGAAGTGTGCTGGACCAGAACGCTCCACCCATCCTGAAGATCTCACTGAGCca GATCATGGAGAAGCTGACTCTGGCTGATCTGAATGTGCTGTTGTTCCGCtgtgatgaagaggagaaggaggacgGAGGTGGCTGTTATAACATCCCTGGATGGACAACCCTCAAGTACGCTGGCCTGCAAG GCCTGATTTCAGTCATGGCTGACATACGACCTAAGAACGACCTGGGACATCCTTTCTGTGATAACCTGAGGCAGGGAGACTGGATGATCGACTATGTCAGTAACCGACTGGTGGCTCGCAAAGGAACCCTTGGAGAG GTGGGTCAGTGGTTCGCAGCCATGTTTGGCTACCTGAAACACATCCCTCGCTACCTCATCCCCTGCTACTTCGACGCCATCCTGGTCGGAGCGTACACCAAAGCCCTAGACGTTGCCTTCAGACAGATGTCACC TTTTGTGCAGGATGGTTCATCCTTTGTACGTTTGCTGGCCCTGGGTTCACTCCAAATGTGTGGTGTGGGTCGTGTTCCTGCTCTTCCAGCACTCTCACCTGCGCTGCATGATGTCCCACGACGCACAAACGAGATCACCAAGCAGGAAGAACAGTATTGCGTCTCCATGGCAGCAG GCTTGCCTCATTTCTCTGCTGGAATTTTCCGCTGCTGGGGCAGAGACACGTTTATCGCCCTGCGAGGTCTCATGCTGCTCACTGGTCGTCACCTGGAGGCCAG gaaCATCATCCTGTCCTTCGCTGGCACTCTGAGGCACGGTCTGATCCCCAACCTGCTTGGTGAGGGCATAGCGGCACGATATAACTGCCGTGATGCTGTGTGGTGGTGGCTGCAGTGTATTCAGGATTACTGCACCATCGTGCCTGACGGAGTGGCCATCCTCCAGTGCCCTGTCTCCAGGATGTACCCTACAGATGATGCATTGCCTCAGGCACCAGGCACTGTG GATCAGCCTCTGTGTGACGTGATTCATGAAGCTCTCCAGCGCCACATGCAGGGCATTGAGTTCAGAGAACGAAACGCCGGCCCACAGATTGATCGCAACATGAGAGATGAAG GATTCAACATTGTGGCCAAGGTGAATCCAGACACGGGCTTCGTGTACGGAGGAAATCGCTTCAACTGCGGCACATGGATGGATAAGATGGGCGAAAGTGAACGAGCTCGCAATAAAGGGATTCCTGCTACACCCAG GGATGGCTCGGCTGTGGAGATCGTGGGTCTGTGTAAATCAGCCGTGCGCTGGCTGGTGGAGCTCCATAAATGGGGTCTGTTCCCTCACAGCACCATGACCATCCAAAGAGACG GTAAACAACTCACAGTGTCCTACGAAGAGTGGAACAGAAAGATCCAGGACAACTTTGAGAAAATGTTCTACGTGTCTCACGACCCAGACGACCCCAATGAGAAGCATCCTGAGCTGGTCCATAAGAGGGGGATTTATAAGGACAGCTGTGGAGCCTCGAGCCCATGGTGCGATTACCAGCTCAGACCCAACTTCACCATCGCCATGGTGGTG GCACCCGAGTTGTTTACAGTGGAGAGGGCCTGGGAAGCTCTGAGTACCGCTGAAGAAAAGCTGCTTGGACCACTGGGAATGAAGACACTAGATCCAGA TGACATGGTTTACTGTGGCGTTTATGACAACTCACTCGACAACGATAACTACAACTTAGCCAAAGGCTTCAACTACCATCAAGGACCT GAATGGCTTTGGCCGGTTGGATATTTCCTACGTGCCAAGTTATATTTTGCTAAGAAGCTTGGAAAGGAAACCTACGACAAGACGGTGTATCTGGTGAAGAATGTTCTCTCTCGCCATTTTGTTCATTTGGAAAG gTCCCCGTGGAGGGGTCTGCCAGAGCTGACGAATGAAAACGGTCAGTACTGTGCCTTCAGCTGCGAGACTCAGGCCTGGTCCATCGCCACTGTTCTGGAGGTCCTTCACGACTTTTAA
- the si:ch73-14h1.2 gene encoding putative ferric-chelate reductase 1 isoform X1, translated as MHCGYNLSILLCLTHVYFPYSFPQMYLLLFLLLKMYTLSQVHAYPDGSIAPACDSMIPTHPSFLPQSTVAPYRVTANRTTYTPGDVIRVTLESVNSTEFEGFMLQARTSSGKRTVGYFMPGNASLVRLHDCFSTEKSTISHSAANELTRIEVMWVAPLTSALDNIMFCATFVKNYAEFWTMVNSQTILLSNSPAPAVNLLMMSFCILIALTGLSRASSLL; from the exons ATGCACTGTGGTTATAACCTCTCCATCCTCTTATGTTTAACCCATGTCTATTTTCCCTATTCTTTTCCTCAGATGTATCtcttgttgtttctgctgttaaaGATGTACACACTGAGCCAAGTGCATGCCTACCCTGACGGATCTATAGCACCAGCGTGTGACAGTATGATACCGACCCACCCGTCCTTTCTGCCTCAGAGCACCGTAGCGCCGTACAGAGTCACAGCGAACCGTACGACATACACACCCGGAGACGTGATCAGAG TGACTCTGGAGTCAGTGAACAGCACAGAATTCGAGGGCTTCATGCTGCAAGCTCGGACATCATCAGGCAAGAGGACAGTGGGATATTTCATGCCGGGAAACGCCAGTCTGGTCCGACTGCACGACTGTTTCAGCACCGAA AAGTCAACCATCAGCCACTCTGCAGCAAATGAATTAACCCGGATTGAGGTCATGTGGGTCGCACCACTAACATCTGCTCTGGACAATATTATGTTCTG TGCAACATTTGTGAAGAATTATGCCGAGTTCTGGACCATGGTGAACAGCCAGACTATCCTGCTATCCAACAGTCCTGCTCCAGCTGTGAACCTTCTG ATGATGTCTTTCTGCATCCTGATCGCACTGACTGGACTCTCCAGAGCTTCATCTTTACTCTGA
- the si:ch73-14h1.2 gene encoding putative ferric-chelate reductase 1 isoform X2, whose amino-acid sequence MYLLLFLLLKMYTLSQVHAYPDGSIAPACDSMIPTHPSFLPQSTVAPYRVTANRTTYTPGDVIRVTLESVNSTEFEGFMLQARTSSGKRTVGYFMPGNASLVRLHDCFSTEKSTISHSAANELTRIEVMWVAPLTSALDNIMFCATFVKNYAEFWTMVNSQTILLSNSPAPAVNLLMMSFCILIALTGLSRASSLL is encoded by the exons ATGTATCtcttgttgtttctgctgttaaaGATGTACACACTGAGCCAAGTGCATGCCTACCCTGACGGATCTATAGCACCAGCGTGTGACAGTATGATACCGACCCACCCGTCCTTTCTGCCTCAGAGCACCGTAGCGCCGTACAGAGTCACAGCGAACCGTACGACATACACACCCGGAGACGTGATCAGAG TGACTCTGGAGTCAGTGAACAGCACAGAATTCGAGGGCTTCATGCTGCAAGCTCGGACATCATCAGGCAAGAGGACAGTGGGATATTTCATGCCGGGAAACGCCAGTCTGGTCCGACTGCACGACTGTTTCAGCACCGAA AAGTCAACCATCAGCCACTCTGCAGCAAATGAATTAACCCGGATTGAGGTCATGTGGGTCGCACCACTAACATCTGCTCTGGACAATATTATGTTCTG TGCAACATTTGTGAAGAATTATGCCGAGTTCTGGACCATGGTGAACAGCCAGACTATCCTGCTATCCAACAGTCCTGCTCCAGCTGTGAACCTTCTG ATGATGTCTTTCTGCATCCTGATCGCACTGACTGGACTCTCCAGAGCTTCATCTTTACTCTGA